In the Victivallis sp. Marseille-Q1083 genome, one interval contains:
- a CDS encoding PAS domain-containing protein, protein MDHVAELGVMWRRKKVMSGWKYGWLVIGLFCLALAAGAAEETSAGRVKRVLLVDSHSAADVWTEDLRSGIQAFLREKDLMVNYESYEFGVRYQPGISVAASDIAALQTKLDSTCYDLIIASNNAAADLFLEGRLKPDGRTPLLISAYHGNLTERIPAGLPVTGIETPMNLYDNIRLGLRLKPEARQLVLITEASADGRRQEKLLAANIPEDIPIGFTCLRGTEYTTEDMLQAVSKLPADALIFFHSWSSSREPEPENSYTVLPRIRQASRAAIFGKYDCYLELGALGGLVAVGREQGAQAGRLAFRILTGENAGDLPVQAGPVRMELDYPALLREGIALDRVPPEAELLHMPPNFLTRYQHELAFGALAVIALLLIWVANLLYRRRTEQKLRAMFANLPLRLVVVNRQQEVLYAHGAELMDGVWGKTFRRVDQLPEALKDAFAAAVDRTFDSGRKQEMDYEAEGRRRHVEFVLLPAVNPFRTRAVMWISGDVTELHKLHRTAAQLAERFRLTLESIGDGVIATDCEERITLINPVAARLTGVAPDEARGKKLDEVFQIVSYLDGSSVESPLKRALATGSVVELANHTDLISRDGSCRHIADSAAPIREADGSIGGGVLVFRDVTDEYEKRDRLRMNSVILNNASKLAQFIYFRYDGSASDIGVGFERNCYWGEKDGRPLPAEEWIAPEDLEAFQTGWRRLRAGEISTLNLVYAAGRGERRGYFEMRVEASKNENSGRLEFFGIIQDVTRARENEFRYRDNLQLLETIINHLPGYLFVKDVEDDCRYIMGNRKLEEVTGLPRERIIGHFDRDIFPADEEARQRLAADDRQVIASGRRLDIQEVFTNARRQRFIVRTIKDMIRRSDGSRLLIGMGIDISHQYRLEQEQRRTIETLNNYIDSERIVNESLTRITLEDDFDRAIDDMLRIIGENAGADRSYIFRYRDGDLDRSDNIYEWVREGIEPEIANLQNVDMTQLPNWKRLLLARREIVIPDIAHPPVGLEPEAEFLSRQSIRSLLVGGIWIDGRLYGYVGLDFVRKQRVFTDCDIHTVHSIVNLFWLARERQQRLNQIADSVALQRQIVENIAVPIVILSLNFEIITANPSMAKLVGQSARKLVGHKCYELVCRNPEPPEWCPMRQTLLDRASHSTETEISGRRCIVTAQPLLDRQGRLRYVLKSEVDITELTRQKEALQLAMEKAQAADRAKSFFLATVSHELRTPLNAVIGFSELLQQGDVAPAEQREYLRSINFAGNALLNLINDVLDLSRLEADQLNMAVARTDVMLLTEEIAAVFKLKAQEKQLALRVECTVRPLLYLDQLRLRQVLLNLIGNAIKFTPSGQVDVRVDFVPESGRDWGTLTVQVADTGIGITPQNIRKIFEPFIQEGATRGNRVYEGSGLGLAISRRLVQKMGGRIEVKSTPEVGSVFTVRIPEVKYDSTGPLRLPAASAEPGKFRVSGPCDVLLVDDVPMNLKVLEAMLKKLGIRSRLAGSGEEALRLLQRQPDCDLVLTDLWMPGMNGSELARRLARQPSTSGLPVVAVTADAQGGLEDSDVFRAVLLKPITVESLQKMLNDILQRK, encoded by the coding sequence ATGGATCACGTGGCGGAGTTGGGCGTAATGTGGCGGCGGAAAAAAGTGATGAGCGGGTGGAAATATGGCTGGCTGGTGATCGGACTATTTTGTCTGGCGCTGGCTGCCGGGGCGGCGGAAGAAACTTCGGCCGGTCGGGTGAAACGCGTTCTGCTGGTCGATTCCCACTCCGCCGCCGATGTCTGGACGGAAGATTTGCGCAGCGGCATACAGGCTTTCCTGCGAGAAAAAGACTTGATGGTCAATTATGAAAGCTATGAATTCGGCGTGCGCTACCAGCCCGGCATCAGCGTTGCCGCGTCCGACATTGCCGCCCTGCAGACCAAACTGGATTCCACCTGTTATGATCTGATCATCGCCAGCAACAACGCCGCCGCCGATCTGTTTCTGGAGGGGCGGTTGAAGCCGGATGGCCGAACGCCGCTGCTGATCAGCGCTTATCACGGCAATCTGACGGAGCGGATTCCGGCCGGACTGCCGGTTACCGGCATCGAAACGCCGATGAATTTGTACGACAACATTCGGCTGGGATTGCGTTTGAAGCCGGAAGCGCGGCAATTGGTGTTGATCACCGAGGCTTCCGCCGATGGGCGGAGGCAGGAGAAGTTGCTTGCCGCCAACATTCCGGAAGATATTCCAATCGGATTCACCTGCCTGCGGGGGACAGAATATACCACCGAAGACATGCTCCAAGCGGTAAGCAAATTGCCGGCGGATGCGCTGATCTTTTTTCATTCCTGGAGTTCCAGCCGGGAGCCGGAGCCGGAAAACAGTTATACCGTTCTGCCGCGGATCAGGCAAGCGAGCCGGGCGGCGATTTTCGGCAAATACGACTGCTATCTGGAGCTGGGCGCGCTCGGCGGTCTCGTGGCGGTTGGCCGGGAACAGGGGGCGCAGGCGGGACGGTTGGCCTTCCGGATCCTGACGGGTGAAAATGCCGGTGACCTTCCGGTGCAGGCGGGGCCGGTTCGGATGGAGTTGGATTATCCAGCCCTGCTTCGGGAAGGAATCGCCTTGGATCGGGTGCCGCCGGAAGCGGAACTGCTTCATATGCCGCCGAATTTTTTGACCCGTTACCAGCATGAATTGGCTTTCGGGGCGTTGGCGGTGATCGCTTTGCTGCTGATCTGGGTGGCCAATTTGCTTTACCGGCGCCGCACGGAGCAGAAACTGCGGGCGATGTTTGCCAATCTGCCGTTGCGCCTGGTTGTCGTGAACCGGCAACAGGAGGTGCTTTACGCCCATGGAGCGGAGCTGATGGACGGCGTGTGGGGAAAAACATTCCGGCGGGTCGACCAGTTGCCCGAGGCGTTGAAAGACGCTTTTGCCGCCGCCGTCGACCGGACGTTCGATTCCGGCCGGAAGCAGGAAATGGATTATGAAGCGGAAGGACGGCGCCGCCACGTCGAATTTGTGCTGCTGCCGGCGGTCAATCCGTTTCGTACCCGGGCGGTCATGTGGATATCCGGAGATGTGACTGAATTGCATAAGTTGCATCGGACTGCGGCGCAGCTGGCCGAGCGTTTTCGTTTGACGCTGGAGTCGATCGGCGACGGCGTTATCGCCACCGACTGTGAGGAGCGGATCACGCTGATCAATCCGGTGGCGGCCCGGCTGACCGGCGTTGCGCCGGATGAGGCCCGGGGGAAAAAACTGGATGAAGTTTTTCAGATCGTCAGTTACCTGGACGGTTCGAGCGTTGAGTCGCCGTTGAAGAGAGCGTTGGCGACCGGTTCGGTCGTCGAGCTTGCCAACCATACCGATTTGATCTCCCGGGACGGCAGTTGCCGGCATATCGCGGACAGCGCGGCGCCGATCCGGGAAGCGGATGGTTCGATCGGCGGCGGCGTCCTGGTATTTCGCGATGTGACCGACGAATATGAAAAACGGGATCGGCTGCGGATGAACAGCGTGATTTTGAACAATGCGTCGAAGTTGGCACAGTTCATCTATTTTCGTTATGACGGCAGCGCCTCGGATATCGGAGTCGGTTTTGAGCGGAACTGTTATTGGGGAGAAAAAGACGGCAGACCGTTGCCGGCGGAAGAGTGGATCGCGCCGGAAGATCTGGAGGCTTTTCAGACCGGCTGGCGGCGGTTGCGCGCCGGCGAAATTTCCACGTTGAATTTGGTCTATGCGGCGGGGCGCGGCGAGCGGCGGGGATATTTTGAAATGCGGGTGGAGGCGTCGAAAAATGAGAACAGCGGCCGGCTGGAATTCTTTGGAATCATCCAGGACGTTACCCGGGCCCGGGAAAATGAATTCCGTTACCGCGACAATCTGCAGTTGCTGGAAACGATAATCAACCATTTGCCGGGGTATCTGTTCGTCAAGGATGTCGAGGACGATTGCCGTTACATCATGGGAAACCGGAAGCTGGAGGAAGTGACCGGCCTGCCGCGGGAGCGGATCATCGGTCATTTCGACCGGGATATCTTTCCGGCCGACGAGGAGGCGAGACAGCGGCTGGCGGCGGATGACCGGCAGGTGATTGCCTCCGGCCGGAGACTGGATATTCAGGAAGTTTTCACCAATGCCCGCCGGCAGCGGTTCATCGTCCGGACCATCAAGGATATGATCCGCCGTTCGGACGGCAGCCGGCTTCTGATCGGCATGGGAATCGATATTTCACACCAATACCGGTTGGAGCAGGAGCAGCGGCGGACGATTGAAACGTTGAACAATTACATCGACAGCGAGCGCATCGTCAATGAGTCGCTGACCCGGATTACGCTGGAAGATGATTTCGACCGGGCGATCGATGATATGTTGCGGATTATCGGCGAAAATGCCGGCGCCGACCGTTCCTATATTTTCCGGTATCGCGATGGGGATCTGGACCGTTCGGATAATATTTACGAATGGGTGCGGGAGGGGATCGAACCGGAGATCGCCAATCTGCAGAATGTGGACATGACGCAGTTGCCGAACTGGAAACGGCTGCTGCTGGCGCGGCGTGAAATTGTCATCCCGGATATTGCGCATCCGCCGGTTGGCCTGGAGCCGGAAGCGGAATTCCTGTCCCGCCAGAGCATCCGTTCGCTGTTGGTCGGCGGGATCTGGATCGACGGGCGGCTTTACGGTTATGTCGGATTGGATTTCGTCAGAAAGCAGCGGGTTTTTACCGATTGTGATATCCATACGGTCCACAGTATCGTAAACCTTTTCTGGCTGGCGCGCGAACGGCAGCAGCGATTGAATCAGATTGCCGACAGCGTCGCTTTGCAGCGGCAGATTGTCGAAAATATTGCGGTGCCGATTGTGATTCTCAGTCTGAATTTCGAGATTATCACCGCCAATCCCAGCATGGCGAAGCTGGTCGGCCAATCGGCGCGGAAGCTGGTCGGGCATAAATGCTATGAGCTGGTCTGCCGCAATCCGGAACCGCCGGAGTGGTGCCCGATGCGGCAGACGCTGCTGGATCGGGCGTCGCATTCGACCGAGACCGAAATTTCCGGCCGCCGGTGTATTGTCACCGCTCAGCCGCTGCTGGACCGGCAGGGGCGGCTGAGGTATGTATTGAAATCGGAAGTGGATATCACCGAGCTGACCCGGCAGAAGGAAGCGCTTCAACTGGCGATGGAAAAAGCGCAGGCGGCCGACCGGGCCAAGAGTTTTTTCCTGGCGACGGTCAGTCACGAACTGCGGACGCCGCTGAATGCCGTGATCGGTTTCAGCGAGCTGTTGCAGCAGGGCGATGTGGCGCCGGCGGAGCAGCGGGAATATCTGCGTTCGATCAATTTCGCCGGCAATGCATTGTTGAATTTGATCAACGATGTGCTGGATTTGTCGCGCCTGGAGGCGGATCAGTTGAATATGGCCGTTGCCCGGACGGATGTGATGCTTTTGACCGAAGAAATTGCGGCGGTATTCAAATTGAAGGCCCAGGAAAAACAGCTCGCGCTGCGGGTGGAGTGCACCGTCCGTCCGCTGTTGTACCTGGATCAGTTGCGCTTGCGCCAGGTGCTGCTGAACCTGATCGGCAACGCGATCAAATTTACGCCGTCCGGCCAGGTGGACGTCCGGGTGGATTTCGTGCCGGAATCCGGCCGGGACTGGGGGACGCTGACGGTTCAGGTGGCGGATACCGGCATCGGCATTACGCCGCAGAACATCCGGAAAATTTTCGAACCGTTTATCCAGGAGGGGGCGACGCGGGGCAACCGGGTCTATGAAGGTTCCGGGCTGGGGCTGGCGATTTCTCGGCGGCTGGTTCAGAAGATGGGCGGACGGATCGAAGTGAAAAGCACGCCGGAAGTCGGGAGTGTGTTCACGGTTCGAATCCCGGAGGTGAAGTATGATTCGACCGGGCCGCTGCGTTTGCCGGCGGCTTCCGCGGAACCCGGAAAATTCCGGGTGTCCGGACCATGCGACGTGCTGCTGGTCGACGACGTGCCGATGAATTTGAAGGTGCTGGAAGCCATGTTGAAAAAACTGGGCATCCGGAGTCGGTTGGCCGGTTCCGGGGAAGAGGCCTTGCGATTGCTGCAGCGGCAGCCGGACTGCGATCTGGTGTTGACTGACCTCTGGATGCCGGGGATGAACGGCAGTGAACTGGCGCGGCGGCTGGCGCGCCAGCCGTCGACCTCCGGTTTGCCGGTGGTGGCGGTGACGGCCGATGCCCAGGGCGGGCTTGAGGATTCGGACGTGTTTCGTGCCGTATTGCTGAAACCGATTACGGTGGAAAGTTTGCAGAAGATGTTGAACGATATTTTGCAGCGGAAATGA